In Aeromicrobium marinum DSM 15272, one genomic interval encodes:
- a CDS encoding SRPBCC family protein yields MSTITATCEVATDVTSTYNQWTQFEDFPQFMEGVDEVTQKDDTHLHWKISIGPSSREFDATVTEQHPDERIAWKSDSGPEHAGQISFRALPDGGTEVTARMEIDPEGFVENVADKTGILTRRVEGDLGRFKEFIENRHGIETGAWRGDVS; encoded by the coding sequence ATGAGCACCATCACGGCCACCTGCGAGGTCGCGACCGACGTGACCAGCACCTACAACCAGTGGACGCAGTTCGAGGACTTCCCGCAGTTCATGGAGGGCGTCGACGAGGTCACCCAGAAGGACGACACCCACCTGCACTGGAAGATCAGCATCGGCCCGTCCAGCCGCGAGTTCGACGCCACCGTGACCGAGCAGCACCCGGACGAGCGCATCGCCTGGAAGTCCGACTCCGGCCCGGAGCACGCGGGCCAGATCAGCTTCCGTGCGTTGCCGGACGGCGGCACGGAGGTGACCGCCCGGATGGAGATCGACCCCGAGGGGTTCGTCGAGAACGTGGCGGACAAGACCGGCATCCTGACCCGCCGGGTCGAGGGCGACCTGGGACGGTTCAAGGAGTTCATCGAGAACCGGCACGGGATCGAGACCGGCGCATGGCGCGGGGACGTCTCTTGA